The Chryseobacterium glaciei DNA window ATTTATAATAATTATTATGATACAGAATGGGAGCTGTTAAAATATAATACAGAATTATTGTAAGTGTATTAGTTTAATTCACTGTAAATAATGTTTAAAAATGTAATCTGCCTTTTTTAGTTAAACAACTGAAAGGCGGTTTTTTAATCTGTAAAATAATAAGCCTACGTGGTTATTTATATTAAAAAAAGTAAAAATTCCCTCTAAAAATGAGGGAATTATTTTTTAAGAAACACAGTAAAAGGATTATGTCTGTTTTCGATTTATAAAGAATTTTGTTCTATAACAGTTACTTTATAATTTGGAATAGTCTGAATTTCTTTAAACCATTTATCATACCTACGATTTAAAGGAACCATTTTTATAAAACCTTCCATTTTACAATTGGTTAGCTCTTCAAATCGTTTTCCCAGAGTATCACCCAAAGATTCCCCTATAAGTTCCTTTAGATGTGGATTTATAAAGTAAGTCATACTAAATCTGCCTAACTCATCACAGTTCAAATCAATTTTTGCAAAAGCTGTTATAAACTCCTCATATTTAAAGCAGTTTCCTAAGTTTGGGTTTTCAGTATGATTGCATTCAATTCTGGTTCTTAAATCCTCGACCTCGAAAAAGCTTTGAATTTCTATTAAAAAAGCCTTCAATCTATCGTAATACTCCTTCGTTGTTTGGTTTGATTTTTGAGCCTCTAAATTGGTGAATTTAGTAAGTTTTGAATTATGGTAGCTATTATCAAGAAAATGAGCAAACAATACTGGATTCAAATCGGGTATTCTTTCCTTCATTTCCAGAAACTCAGAAACTACAAGTTTCTCAATATATTTACCCGTTGAAAATCCACATTTTGCAAGTGCTGTTTGGTTTTCCAGAATTTCAATATGAGTTGCATAAACTCTGTTACTGGTTACATTTCCCTTTTTATCAATTCCTTTCCAAGCTAAAAAATCTAATACAACCTTTTGAAAAGGTACAGAGTTAATATAGTTATAACGTGGAATAGTAACAATATCCCTTGCGTACTCATCTATTGGAAATAACCAATTGTGAAGTTTATCGTAAACATTACCGATTACCTTGACTTTTAAATTAATAATCCAAGTCATTACTCATTATTTTGTCATATATTTCTGCTTGTCTCGGGTCTTTGGGTCTTGGATGCCTTGACCTCAAATCATCATCTAAGTATTTTTCATAATTTTCAACGGTACGTCTTCTACTTTCGATTTTTCTTTGAAGTATTTGGTCCATGTAATCAGAAAAATCATAGTTAGTTCTATCTTCTGAATTTCTATACTTAAAACCATCAATAATTCCTTTTATATAACCTGTTGAATAATCAGCTTTCTCATTATAATTTGGAAGAGGTATATTACTATCGTAAGGTGCTCTTCGTTGGCAATAACTTCCTTTTTTATAACACAAGGCATCTCCAAAACCCTCTTTGTAAGCAGAATTATAATCATTTTGAGAGAATAAAAAGGAGGAAAACGTGATAAATGAAAGTAATAATAACTTTTTCATATTCAGTGATTTTAAATTATTATTCTTTGTCTAAAGTAATGTTGTTAATTCCGTTTATCCACTGTATTTTAGTAGCACTAATCTTTTTAAATTTATAAGAGCCACTGGAAGCACCTGCTGTAATAACAAAGTTATAATCAGTATCTGTTATTGTCTCATCAACCTTTGCTGTTTGCCCTGCTGATTTTGCCTGTTCTAATACAGTTTTGTAGCTGGTGTAAGGAGTTACCAGTATAAAATCATCATCCTTAAAAATAAAATAACTTGTGGAAGTACCAGAAATCTTATAACTTCCTATTATCCAATTAGGCACGTGGAAGTATTGGGTATTTACAGGGTTGGTTTGCTGAACAGTATTGTCATCATCATTATTGGAACACCCAATGAAAGACATCCCAATAAAAAGTGTAAATAAAATCTTTTTCATCTTGTTTGGATTTTAGTTTCCTACACTTTGCATAATATTTTGCATTTTTGAAGACTCCATAAAGGTTGTCCCAGCCTGTTTGTACACCATTCGTTTACCACAAACTTCTAAGGCATAAGACCCACTTCCCATACCTTTAACTTTGTCAATAATCTTAATGTTTTCAACAGGACAGCCCTGTTCAACCGATACGATTTTAATTAGTTTACTTTCTGTTGTTCCTGTTGTTCTTCTGGAAATAGCACCACATGAAGTGATAACGAATGCAGTTGTAACTGCAAGAAATAAATGTTTCATAAGATGAATTTTGTTAATCCACCCAGACCCAAAGTAGTATTTGTTAGTCTTAAAATAAGAAAGGCATGGGTCTGTAGTTCTTATTTGATGACTGGGGCTCTGGTAAGCCTAAAACACAAATAAGCAGATACCCATGCCCATATAGAGCATGAGCAATCAACTTACTTATTCCGTGTTTTAATTGAATTTACCAGATTCCAGTCAACAGAATAATAGCTAATGCTTTTCTTTTTTCGTAAATATTGGGGCAAAGATATTAATTCAATCTGAAACTTTCAATTCTATTTCTTGTAAAATAGCCTTTTGTGTTGTTTCAGTATGATAAGCACCTTTACCGTTCAGTAATATACATTACTCCAACTTAATTTTGGGACAACTCCCGAACCTTGAAATAAATGCATCTTTCATTTTTAACTCTGAGATTTCAATATTTTGCTCTTGTACAGCAATACAGTCATGGATGGTAAAGGTTGGAATCTTTTTCTTTATCAAGCCTCTTGCAATAGTATCAACAATGAGTTCAGCCTCTAAATCGAATAATTCGTGACTAATAACTTTGTGATTCCCTTTTTTCTTTTCCCTTATTAAATCATACAGGATTGGAAATTCTGATTTAAAAACTTCCTGCTCCTTGATATAACGATTGTTTGGAGCATACAACATAGAAATGAAAAGTTTTTTTGCCAACTCTCTATCTTGCTCATACAGGTAATTGTACTCATCATTAAACAGGCTTTGATAGTGTATACCCCATTCAATTAAAGTAAATTTGACTTTAAAAAGTTCTATAAAATGGTCATAAATAACTCCCTCAGTGGAGAGTGTGTTGAACTTTGAAATCTCTTTATCCATGAGAGTTTCAAGGATTTTTTTCGAGATATAGTTAGAGTATTCCATTGGTGCAAGGTTAAACCTTTCTGAAACGTTTGAACTGTTATAGTTTTCAGTATAAAGTGTAGCCAAATGGGAATTATCGTTCATGCCCTTAGCTTGACTTTGGCTGTTGGGATAGGTTCCCTTTTGTGTTTCTTGTTCACTTCTTGATTTCCAAGCCCCTTGAGTTGTCTTGCTAGGACTTTGATTCCAATTTCCCCTTTTTGAATAGTTAAGAAAGGGGGAATAAAATTTTTTATTAGAATGCTGAAAGTGGCTATCACTATCCTGAAACAAATTTTTAGGTATATCTAAGAAAAAGTTTTTGTTAACATCTTGCTGAACTAAACTCCCGTTCGTAGCTACTGACATTGATTTAGGTAAAAGTAAAGTTCCATATCTCTCTATGAGGTACTGTTCTAACCACTGGCTGGAAACAAACTTTTTAGATAGGTACGGAGCATTGTTTAATTTATATTTAGCTTTGAATACTGGACAACTTTGAAGCCTTTTAACTCTATGTGAATCTAAAATAGCTGTTTCCTTTAAATGCTGTGATAACAAATAGGGAAACATATTTCTTACATCTAACTGCTGTAACTTTTTACCTTCGTAATACAATAAACTACGGGTAATTTTATTTAAAAAAGTTAAAGAAGAATAAAATCTGCCAGATGGTTTTCTTTCGGATTGCTTTGTTTTTCGGATGAATGTATGTTTACCATTAAGGAACATCACCAATTGTTTTAAAGCTCCATGATATGCTGAATATCTTCTCCATTTGGATTTATCTTTTGAGTCAAGTGGAAAAGTAATGGTATCCAAATATTTATTGAATAAATTTTTCTCTGCAATATTAAAATCTATGGAAAATTTAGTTCTATCAAAGAGTTTATATAATATTTTTTCATATTTTTCCACATAGGATTTGAATTTTTTATCATAATTTATTGGCTTTGAATTATCTAATACGATTATTTGTAGCCTTCGAAATGCATGAGAATTAGTGAAGCCATATCCAAAGCTTTGTCCTTTTATTTGGGCATTAAATGGACTTCTGGTTGTCAGCACATCGGATTCATACAAAAAGTTAAAGTAAAGTTTGTAATTATTACTACAACACTTTTTTAGTTTATTACTATGAATGTTTATCTTTTTGTGTGTTACGTGTAATTCCTTTTCATAATTATAAGATGTTAATTCAGTGGTGATTAAACTCAATAAAGACAATAGTTTTTTAGGGTCTATTTCGGTAGAATATAAATTAGCAGCTTTAATAAGTTCCTCAGTATTAATAGTTTCGGGAATTAAAAGTAGTAATTCATACTTAGATAATGCTTTGGGTATGGTATTTTCTGTCATTAGTTTTTTTTATTTAAAATCTGTTTTACTTTTTGAACTGTCCCTAAACTAACGTGACACAGTTTAGCTGTATCTCTCAAAGATTGTCCTTTTTTTAGATATTTTACAACTTCTTTATACTTATCTAAAACCTGCTCATCTGTTTCTTTTGACCCTTTTTCTCTACCTTTATAAATTCCTTTGGCTTTAGCTATTGCGATTCCTTCTCTCTGTCTTTCCAAGAGTGAATCTCGTTCCATCTCAGCAATATTGCCAATAACAGAGATAATTAATTTAAAGGCAGAATTGGGCTTACCATTAACTAAACTTTCAATTCCGAGATTGTCTACTTTCAAAACGATTTTCTTTTCATTTAGGAGCTCTAAAGTGGTTAAAATGTCAAATAAGTTTCTGCCGAGCCTATCAATGGAGTGAACCGAAATATAGTCTATTAAACCAGCTTCTATATCTTCAAGCATCTTTTTCCCTTCTAGTCTTTGGCTGAATGGTGTAGCCCCACTAATGATGTCAATGTAAAGCTTTTCATTGGGGTGGCTCTTCTGTAATTGTCTTCCAGTATTTTGATTTCCAGTAGAAACCCTTATATATCTTGCTTTCATTTGATTATAGTATAAAGCACCCTGATAGCAGGGTGCAAGGTTGTTGTTAATTTCTGAAATAGTATCCGTTTGAGGTTGAATAGTCATACATTAGATGTCTTGCTGTAGAAGTCCAGTCAATGTAAATGTATGAGGGTAAATTTTCGGGAATGCTACCATCCTGTTCTAACATTTCCTGTACAAAGTCTTCATCTGAGTTATGCTCACCAGAATAAGATTCCGAAACTTCATCCAATAGCCCTTGTATGTTTTGAAAGTAGTTGCCTCTACAATCTACATAGGCTTCAATAATGTCAAAATCTAAATCGGAATCATTGATTTTCTCTGCAATCTCGTAAATGTCCTTTGAAATATGACATTCACTTATTAAACCCTGATTGATAAAGAATTTTGGGGCTTCATAATCCTGAAACATAAACTCAGGGTCGGATTCATCAAAGTGCAACTCATACATTGCAGTAAGTAATTCGTCATAATCGGAGTAATCCGAAAGATTTAGCCATTTTCCGTACAAACTTGAATTGTTGTACTTGCGATACGTTCCCACATAAATGCAGGCATTTTGAAGACAATTTTGTAACTTTGCCATAGTCTATAATTTTAAGTAAGAGTTAAAATTTATTGATTTGCCTTGTTGTGTACCACCACATCAAGGCTTTTTTTTTATTAATTCAAATGTACAACATTTTTCTAAATGCGCCAAATTTAGAGTGGGTGCTTTTAGTATATTTTAAAACTTTTATATCATCTTTTTAAAAAACTTTTTCTGTGTCACCTTTAGACTTTAGTCTAAAAATGTTACTTGTCAAAAAAATAAATTTCAAAAAGTTTATAAATGTTTTTTTTGTAAAACTTACAGTAAAAAACTTATTTTAAAAGTGGGGGGGTATAGGAAAAAGAGTTAGAAGACTGGGGGATTGTATTCTATATCACTACTGGAGTAGTATAAATTTGAGATATTTCATTATATTTAACATCAATAACCTATAAAATTTTCTTAAAATGAGTGGTGATAAAGATATGTTTATCATAAATAAGATTTTCCCAAACGCAAAAGATATTTTTGCTGTATCAGGAAGACCTGTCTCTGAAATAAAAAATGATTGTCTTTTTGTATTTGATACAAACTCTTTGATATTACCTTATACAACAAGTTCAGAAAGCCTTGATGAACTAAAAAAGGTATATACAAAAATTATTCAAGAGAAAAGGTTTTTCATTCCAGGGCAAGTAGCACGTGAGTTTGCAAGAATCAGACCTGAGAAAATTAAAGAAGTTTTCCAACAATTGACAAAAAGTAGAAATAGCATACCATCACTAGGAATAGGTAAATACCCATTGTTAGATGGTATAAAAGAATATGACGAGCTGTTTGCAAAAGAAAGTGAAATCAATTCTTTAGTAAAAGACTATACAAAACAATTAGGAAAAGTTATTGAGCATGTTAAGGAGTGGTCTTGGAATGACCCTGTAAGTCAGCTTTACAAAGGTTTGTTTACGGATGAAGTAATCTATGATATTGAATTGGATGAGGTGAAAATGAAACAAGAGCTAGAGTATAGATATGAAAATAAAATTCCTCCTGGATATGAGGATAGAAACAAAGAAGATGGAGGGATTGGTGATTTATTAATATGGTTTACTATTCTAGAGCTAGCTGAGAAACATACAAAAGATATAATTTTTATATCTGGTGATGAAAAGAAAGATTGGTTTTATCAAAGCGAGAAACAGAGTTTATATCCTAAATTTGAATTAACTGCTGAGTTCAGAAGTAAAGCTCCTGGTAAAACATTTAGTATCATTAAACTTTCTGAACTTTTAGAATTATATGGAGTAGATGAGAAGGTCGTAAAGGAATTAGAGCATGAAGAACAAGAAACTTTACATTCAGATTCATTAACCTTTAATAAATCTGATATTCAATCTAAAATTGTACAGTGGATAAGGAATAACTATAAATATCAGAATCTAATCAGCATTAATAATATTGATTTTCCCAGAATATCAATAAGTGTTGAAAATGGAAGAGGCAGGATAGGTTTTGAAATAATTGATTTTACTAGTATTGGTAATTTGAAATCTAGAGTTTTACAAGTGTTAAAGCAGATTCGTACTTCTACTAATCAATATGAAAAAATATGTTTCATTATCGCATATGGTGACTTTATGATGATGGAGGAGGTGGTTAATAGCCTTGATGCAATTAAATCAATACTTCTTATGTCAGATACAGATTTTAATGTAGAAATTATTCCCGGATTCATTAAGAGAGATGGGTTTGAAAAAATCTTTCAATAGACTTAGTTAATGAATTTTTGGATTAAGGACAATGCAATGATTTAATTTCATTTTGTAAAGCTTTGAACATTATCTTTATCTCTTCAAAATTGTTGCTGGGAGTTTCAAGTTCCTTTGTGTTAACGCTTCCAGCAAATTCCCAAATTTCTAGAATGTCTTTCCATTCAATCTCATAAGGTTCATAGAAAAGATTGTCAGAACTCACAAAAGTGCCAGAATTATCAAGTTTACCAAACCTTTTGTAAACTATACCGTCTCTAGTGACGAACATATAACTTTTACCTTTCTTCAAGTCTTCTTTACTTTCAAGGTATTTTCCGATTATGTGAGTTCCATCATTGTAAGGAGGCATAGAATCTCCCTCAACAGGAAAAGCTCTGTACTTACCATTTCTTAAAAAGGGAAGAGACATATGTTGTAAACGCTCAATGTAGTCAGGGTCATTGTAGCCAGTAAGATAACCCATCTTTCCTTTATGAGGGATAATCTCAATTTTATTTTCACCAGTTTTTCCAACTTTGATAGGTAAGACAATTCGGTTATCAGGAAGCTTTAAAATATCATCAATTGAATATCTTTTCAAATCAATAGTCAGTAATAAATCAATACTAATTTTATAATATCTTGAAACACTAATTAGAATTTCGGGTGATGGACTGTTAGCCGAATCTTCATACTTAGCGTATCTACCACGTGTAATGTTAATGCTATCAGCAACACTTTGTTGTGATACTCCAAGCTTACCTCTCAAATACCTGATGTTTTCTGAAAAAATTGACATTGCTATAAATTGTAGCAACAAAGTTACAATTATTTGCTATAAAACGTACTAGTTTTGTTTCATGAAACGGAGTATTGTACACATGGATTTGGATACTTTTTTTGTCTCTTGTGAAAGGCTTAAAAACTCAGAACTTATTGGGAAGCCTGTAATTATAGGAGGCGGAGATAGAGGTGTTGTTGCTTCATGTTCCTATGAAACAAGATTTTTTGGAGTAACAAGTGCAATGCCTATAAAAATGGCTTTAAGGCTTTGCCCAGAGGCAAGAGTGATTAAAGGAGATATGGAAATGTACTCTAACATGTCGCATACTGTAACAGAAATTATTCAGGAAAAAGTACCTGTCTTAGAAAAAGCCAGTATTGATGAATTTTATTTGGATTTATCAGGAATGGATAAGTTCTTCGGATGCTATAAATGGACTACCGAAATTGCCTCTAACATAACGAAAGAAACTGGATTGCCCATCAGCTTTGCATTGTCAACCAATAAAACTGTTTCTAAGATAGGAACAGGAGAATCTAAACCAGTTGGCAGATTACAAGTACAAGAGGAACTAGTAAGACTATTTTTAAATCCTCTTTCCATAAAGAAGATTCCAATGGTCGGAAATCAAACTTTCCAACTACTATCAAGAATTGGTGTAAGAACGATTCAAACTCTTTCTGAAATGCCAGTTGAGGTTTTGCATCAGCTAATAGGAAAAAATGGTATTGAGCTGTCTAAAAAAGCAAACGGGATTGATGAGACACCTGTAGTACCTTATAGTGAAAGAAAGTCCATTTCAACGGAAAATACCTTTGCACAAGATACAATAGACATCCAAGGAATTAAAAGTATTTTATCTGGTATGGTTGAGCAATTGGGATTTCAACTTAGAAAGGAAAAATGGTTGACTTCAACTGTAGTGGTGAAAATCAGATATAGCAATTTTGATACTGAAACTAAACAATTTAAAATTCCATATACATCAGCAGACCATACTTTGCTCAAGTACGCATTAGAACTCTTCAATAAACTTTATACAAGAAGAATTAGGATAAGATTGATTGGAGTCAAATTTACAGGCTTGGTACATGGTTGTCATCAAATGAACTTGTTTGAGGATACAGAAGAGCTGATATCATTATATCAGACTATGGATTATTTGAAACATAGGTTTGGTAGTAATAGTGTCATGAAAGCTTCAGGATTTCTAAAATAAATAACATGTTTATAAATTGTCATTCATATCATAGTTTACGATACGGAACAATCTCGATTGAAGAATTGGTTCAACAGGGTGTTGAATCTGGGACTAAAGTTTTAGCCCTTACAGACATTAATACGATTACTGGAATTTATGATTTTTACAAGCTGTGCAAGAAGAATGAAATCAAACCTGTGGTTGGGGTTGAGGTAAGGGTTGAGAATGAATTTTATTATATCTGTTTAGCTAAGAATAGAAATAGTATAAGTGAAGTAAA harbors:
- a CDS encoding recombinase family protein, with the protein product MTIQPQTDTISEINNNLAPCYQGALYYNQMKARYIRVSTGNQNTGRQLQKSHPNEKLYIDIISGATPFSQRLEGKKMLEDIEAGLIDYISVHSIDRLGRNLFDILTTLELLNEKKIVLKVDNLGIESLVNGKPNSAFKLIISVIGNIAEMERDSLLERQREGIAIAKAKGIYKGREKGSKETDEQVLDKYKEVVKYLKKGQSLRDTAKLCHVSLGTVQKVKQILNKKN
- a CDS encoding XRE family transcriptional regulator, coding for MSIFSENIRYLRGKLGVSQQSVADSINITRGRYAKYEDSANSPSPEILISVSRYYKISIDLLLTIDLKRYSIDDILKLPDNRIVLPIKVGKTGENKIEIIPHKGKMGYLTGYNDPDYIERLQHMSLPFLRNGKYRAFPVEGDSMPPYNDGTHIIGKYLESKEDLKKGKSYMFVTRDGIVYKRFGKLDNSGTFVSSDNLFYEPYEIEWKDILEIWEFAGSVNTKELETPSNNFEEIKIMFKALQNEIKSLHCP
- a CDS encoding PIN domain-containing protein, whose product is MSGDKDMFIINKIFPNAKDIFAVSGRPVSEIKNDCLFVFDTNSLILPYTTSSESLDELKKVYTKIIQEKRFFIPGQVAREFARIRPEKIKEVFQQLTKSRNSIPSLGIGKYPLLDGIKEYDELFAKESEINSLVKDYTKQLGKVIEHVKEWSWNDPVSQLYKGLFTDEVIYDIELDEVKMKQELEYRYENKIPPGYEDRNKEDGGIGDLLIWFTILELAEKHTKDIIFISGDEKKDWFYQSEKQSLYPKFELTAEFRSKAPGKTFSIIKLSELLELYGVDEKVVKELEHEEQETLHSDSLTFNKSDIQSKIVQWIRNNYKYQNLISINNIDFPRISISVENGRGRIGFEIIDFTSIGNLKSRVLQVLKQIRTSTNQYEKICFIIAYGDFMMMEEVVNSLDAIKSILLMSDTDFNVEIIPGFIKRDGFEKIFQ
- a CDS encoding antirestriction protein ArdA, with the protein product MAKLQNCLQNACIYVGTYRKYNNSSLYGKWLNLSDYSDYDELLTAMYELHFDESDPEFMFQDYEAPKFFINQGLISECHISKDIYEIAEKINDSDLDFDIIEAYVDCRGNYFQNIQGLLDEVSESYSGEHNSDEDFVQEMLEQDGSIPENLPSYIYIDWTSTARHLMYDYSTSNGYYFRN
- the dinB gene encoding DNA polymerase IV — protein: MKRSIVHMDLDTFFVSCERLKNSELIGKPVIIGGGDRGVVASCSYETRFFGVTSAMPIKMALRLCPEARVIKGDMEMYSNMSHTVTEIIQEKVPVLEKASIDEFYLDLSGMDKFFGCYKWTTEIASNITKETGLPISFALSTNKTVSKIGTGESKPVGRLQVQEELVRLFLNPLSIKKIPMVGNQTFQLLSRIGVRTIQTLSEMPVEVLHQLIGKNGIELSKKANGIDETPVVPYSERKSISTENTFAQDTIDIQGIKSILSGMVEQLGFQLRKEKWLTSTVVVKIRYSNFDTETKQFKIPYTSADHTLLKYALELFNKLYTRRIRIRLIGVKFTGLVHGCHQMNLFEDTEELISLYQTMDYLKHRFGSNSVMKASGFLK